The region TGTAGCGCATGAAGTTGTCGTTGGTGTCGCGGACTTCGCGCAACGCCCACGTGGCGACGTTGCCCGCCGCGTCGGTCAGCGTGGTGTTGTCCGCGCCGCCGAACGCCATCCGGGTACCGGCCTTGTCGGTGACCTCCCACCAGTAGTTCCGCGGGCCGTCGCCGTGCCGGACGATCCGGTCGAACCGACCCTCCACCCTGGTGTGGAACACCTTCTCGGCGGTGCGGGGGCGCGGCTCGCCCCGGTGCGCGACCGGTGTCAACTCCTCGCCGTCGAGCTGGTAGGTCTCGGTTTCCAGGCTGGGGTGGTAGCGCGGCACGCCCCACCGGGTGTCCAACGTGATCACCGGTGTGGTGACGTCCCACCCCGAGCCCAGCCACCCGTTGCCGCCGGCGGAGTTGTAGCCCACCGCGAGTCGGGGTTGCAGGTCGGCGCGGCCCTTGGGGACCTCGAACGGGTAGCTCAGCCGGGCGTCGCCCTGGTTGTTCGCCGTCGGCGGTCCGATCAGGCCGACGCCCGCCCCGGGATCGGCGGCCTTGATGTCCTTGATCTCGTTCGGGTTGAACGACGTCCCCTCGGGGTGCTCCGGCGCGGTCACCGCGGACCCGGCCTCCCCGGAGGTGCGCAGCGGGCCGAGCACCTGCGGCACGGTCAGCCCGAAGGCGACCACCGCGGTGACCAGGCTCGCGATGACTCCGTTGCGGCGCAAGCGCGAACGACGGTCGGATAAGCGTTGGACAACCATTTCCCCCACAGCCCCCGGAGTCGCGCGGCCGGCCGCGCATCCCGGTCCCGCGCACGGCTGTTGCGGGGGAACCGCGTTCACGACCACCGGTCGGGCCGCCGATCCGCCTCCCGGTCTCGCGAACGTAGCCGCGGGTGATCCGCGCCCACAACGGAGTCCGGTGCTTCCCACCTGGAGGGACGCACGCCGCGACAGCACGCACTCGCCGTGCTCGGCCAAGAGGATGACCCGCCCACGCCGGAGCGCCGCCCGTTCGGCGGTCGCGTCGTGAATCGCGATTGGGCCACCGCCGGTGGCCACGTCCTGGACCTCGATCGGCCGCCTCGTGGCCTGCCTTGGTTTGAACTCCCGGTTCCTCGGACCCGACCGGGCGAAGAGCGCGGCTCGTGAGATGCAGTGGCCGCCCCGTCCGGCGGAGGTCGAGGCTTGTCGGAGGCCAGCGGCGGCGGCGTTGCCTCCTGCCGGTTGGTGATCTCGGGACGTGCCGCCGCCCTTGCCGGATCTCGGGGAGGACACCAACCTGCGCGAGACCGGTTCTGCGGAGGGCCGGACCTCGGGAAGGATCACCAAAGGATGGGACCTGGGTTGACCAGCGGTTTTGCACTGGCAGTCTAGTGGTTGAGTGTCAGTTCGGACTGCCTACGCGGGACTGACCGGCCGTTGCGGGCGGGATCCTGTGGTTCCGCCCACAACGCGAAGCTGATCTTCGAGGTTCAATGCCGTCGCTCACGCGTAGCCAATCTGTCGGGACGACCCGGCCGGCGATGTCGAACCTGATCAACATCCTGGACCGGTCGAGCACACGAGGGACGTAGCCGGTGCCCCAGTGCCAGCAGGAGCTTTAATCTAGTGAAGGCGTAAGGCGGTAACCGAGGCGTTCCCTGTCCAGGACTCCCGCAAGTCCCGTCGGTTCCAGGCCAAAGCCGCGGCGGAGAGCTCGCAGATCAGATGGTCGAGCGCGGCGCGGACCTTGGCCGCAGAATTGCGGACTTTCGTGCATAGTTCTCGATCGGAAACGTATTGCAATCCATAGCGCGAGTTGGACGGTGTCGAACCGTGTGTGGTGTGACGGGCCGTTCTGCGTGGGTTGTGTCTGTGGAACCCTGTAGTGCAACCCGGCTTCGGGAAACCGATGCTCGGCGGCGGGGCGGTGCGCACTCTGCGCAGGCGCTCTCACGCTGCGCACGCAGCACTGTTCTCCCGGGCCATCCGCTCGATCAACGCCGCGATGGTGTCGTCGACCGGCGGTCGGCCGGTGCGGTCGGGGTAGGTCCACTTCTTCGCGACCAGGCGCCGGTGCCATCGCAGGAGGGTCCCCGGTGTCACCAACCGGTGTTCCCGTAACCAGCCAGGCAGGCGTCGCACCAACGCGACGAGCACCGTGCGATCGGTCCAGTCCAGCCGTGGGCGAGGGTTGGTTCGGCGCAGCACGGCGACTTCGTGCCACAGCACCAGCAACTCCACGTCCTTGGCCGCCGATGACCGGTCGAGTAGAACCAAGCAGTCGACGACCCAGACGAAGATCAGGTACAGCAGTCGTAATGCCACACCTCGCGATCATGTCCATCGACTCAGGATGCATGATCACCGCAGGTCAGCAACCCAGTGCGAAGTTCTGGCCTCCCACAGGCTCGGAGGCGTTCTCGGACTGCAGCCCGTGCGAAGCCTGTCGAGCAGTCGATCTTCGGTGCTCTAGTTTCCTGGCCGGTGGCGGATCAGCATCGTGCCGGCGCTCGTGGTAGTTACTTTCCAAGGGCTCTTCGGGCGTCCGCGGACGAGCCACACGCACAGGAACAACGGCCAGGTGAACATCGACACCATCTGGGTCAGGAACCACCGCGAGCTGCCGAGGATGGTCAAAAACGACAGCCGCCCCCCTTGGCCGAGGCCTGCTCGGGAGCGGGCGATCCCGGCCGTCGTGATCATTCCGATGATATAGGTGATGCCGAATACCACTTCCATGGTGTCTGACCTTCCGTGAAGCAGGCGTGCGATGACGACATGTGCCGTATGCCCGATAGGCCGGTTCCGGTACACGCGTATGGAGTGCATCGAACAGCACTGGCCAGTGTTACCGCGCGGAGGTGCCGTCTGCCGTATTCACCCTATCAGCGTACGGTGGCGTCGGATTCCGCAGTATGGCGGTTTTCTTTCACTCATCTTTTCGGCAAATCGGTGGGCAACATCGTGTCAGCGATCACGTCGCGGCATGAATCCGAATCGCCTCGGTCGTTGTTCGGGGGATGCGGATGCATCGGGTGGTTCGGGTGCGTTGTCGGACAGCGGGAGCTTTCGGTCGTCCTTCCGCCGCTGGCCCCGGAGGTCACCCAAGAATACCGAGGGATCCTCCTCTTCGGTTTTTTCGTTGATCGGGTCGACCATGGTCTACTCTTCCTTTCCCGGCCTGGACCTGGGTGACCACGAAGGCCGGCAACGGCGACCGACTGTCCGGTCGTCTCTTCCTCGAGGAGCGAAGATGCCTTCGACCGTCGGCGGACTGATCATCTTCGTCACCCTGCTCGTCCCCGGATTCGTCTTTCAGCGTAGGTGGTCCCGCGACCGGCCGGTTGCGGAGGAGACCGCCCTCCACGAGGTGCTGACCATCTTGTTCGCGGGGCTGATGCTGGACGTCGCGGCTCTCGTGGTGCTCGGTGGTGCGTGGTGGGCTCTCCCGGGTCGAGCCATCGATCCCGGCCGGCTCATCCTCGACCCGGCGGTGTACGTAGCCGCACACCCGGTCAGGGTCGCTGGGTGGGCCGTAGTCCTCTTGGTGATCGCCACGGCAGGGGGAGGCGTGGCGGCCGCGCGGCGCGTCCAAGCGGCGGTCCGGCGCTCGACTCGCCGGAGCGCTTCGGACGAACCCTATGCCTCTGCCTGGTGGCAGTTGTTCGAGGAGCACGTGTCGGTCCCCATCCACGTCGGCTGCTTCCTCACCGACGGCGGGTATCTCGGTGGCCGCCTGCACAGCTACAGCCGTGTCGGAAAGGAGTCCGGCGACCGCGAGCTCACTCTGCGGGACGACATCACGTACCGCAGTTCCGGTGACACGTCCTCCGCGCAACTGCTGCGGAACGTCGGGGCGGTGAGCGTCAGCGCACGGAACATCCAGTTCCTGACCGTCACCTACCTCGCCTCGGCGAACAGTGGAGACGACGTCGCGGCGGCGACGTCTTCGCGCTCCGTCGGCGTGAGTACGCCCACCGACCCCGCTGAAGCGGGTCGCTGATGGCTCGAAGACCGCCACGGACCTCGTTCGGCTACTCGGCCCCGTCGGGTGCGCAGGTCGTGGGCTGGAGGTGCTTCGCAGGAGGTTGTCACAGGACCGAGGACGCAGCCCCGCGTCGGTGGCCGTTTGCCTGTCCGGGATGCGGTCGTCCAGTCGACCCGGTGTTCGCCGAGCCGTGGGCGCATGACGCCCAGGGGTACGAGTTGCGTGGGCGCGCGGCGTCGCCTCGCGACACCTACGACTACCAGAGCGCGCTCGTCGATCTAGCGGTCTGGCGCTACAAAGACGCTCTCCGCGCACGAGACCGCGCCGGAGCTGACGCGGCTCGAGCGGATCTGCGCCGGATCGGGGCCCGGTTACGCGCCGAGGGTGGTGATTGGTGGTTGTCCCAAGCGCGGGCGCGGGTCGTCGTCCTCGCGCTCGAGAATGATGATCCGGACGCGGCTGCGGACGAAGTGCTCGCCTTCCACGCGGACGTCCGGACGACCTCGCGAGGCGATCTGGAGGACAACCAACGCCTGACCGACGCACGGGTGTTCGTCGACGCCTGCCTCACGTTCCTGGTCGATCCACGTTCCGTGGGTCACCGAAGAGAGGGGGACGTCGTCGATGCCATGGTCCCCGTCCACGAGGTGCTCCGGGCCTCCTGGTGTTCGGTTCCAGCTCTCGAGGACAAGCGTCACGAGGCGCTGCGGATGCGAGCAGCCCTGCACGGAGCCGCCCGGCCCGCGTCACCGGAGTGGACACCGCCCGGAGATGTACCTCCCGTCTCCGAGGGGGAATCGCCTGCCGGCGTTCAGGCGCGGATGGCGGCTGCTGCGGCAGTGGTCGCGGACGCGAAGGCGGGGAAGAGCCCGGAGCACCTGGTCCGGGTGTTGGACGACATGGCCGCCCTGGTGTCGGAGGGTTACGGCCAGCACACCGTCGCGCTCGCGGCCGGTGTGCTGGCCGACGCGGCGTTGACCGTCGCCGAGATCCACGACGATCCCGCACCCCTGTTCGCCGCGGCCGACCGACTCTCCGACTCGCCGTCCCTCGCGCATCTGCTCAGGGCCCGAGCCCACATCGTGGCCGGCGACATCTCGTCCGCCGCATCGGAGGTCGAGGCCGGGTTGTCGGCGTCGGACGGCGCGCGTCCAGGTCTGCTTCCCCACCTGTACGCGATGCTCGGATGGACGATCGCGCAGCGCGTCCCCGAACAGTTGGACGCGGCGATCGCGGCCTGCCGCACAGTGCGGGACCGGGGACGGGCGGACATCACCCCCGCGGACCTCCCACTGGCCCGGCTGCTCGTGGAGAAGGCGCTGAACCGGACGACCCCGGCCGGTGAGGCGATGTCCCTGCTCCGGGAAGCGCTCACGCTGTGCGGGCGTCCCGGAACGGACAACCAGGCCGTCGCACAGGAGGCGAAGGACGCGTTGGCCGTCCTGACCGGCCGCGGCGACGTCGACGAGCGGTTACACGCATGGCGTTCCGCGGTTCGGAGCACCGGGAACGCGCCCGCCACGACCCAAATGCGCCTGGCGACGGCATGGGTCCGCTGGGCGCTGGGAACGAACCGGATCGAGCCGGTCGCGGAGGCATACCACCACCTCGTGTCGCTGATTCCGGTCGCCGTCCGGGTTCGCTACCGCACCGACGCCCAGGCGCGAGTGCTCGCCGCGGTCCGGGAGCACACCGAAGAGGCTGGGTACTGGCTGGCCCGTGCCCATCGCTACCGGGACGCGGTGGTGGCGCTGGAGACCGGGCGGGCGGTCGCGCTCAGTGCGTTGATCGAGCGCGACGATCCTGTTGTGGCCCAGGCGCTGTGCGAGGCCGACCGCGCGGATCTGCTCGACCGCTACCGGGACGCGCTGGCGGGGGTGGACGCCTGCGAGCACGGTCACGGCGACAGCCACTCCGCGTGGGCGCTCGTCATGGCGGTCGCCCGGGAGATCGCGGACGTCATCGGCGCAGATCCGGTGGCACCTGCGGTGGAATACGCCGATATCGCCGGTGCCACCGACGACGGCGCGGTGGTGTACGTGGCGGCGGCCGACGCGAGCGGCTACGCCTTGGTCGTCGCGGGCCGTCAGGACCCGCAGTGCGTGTGGCTGCCAGACCTCAACCGGGGTGTGGTGGAGGAGTGGCTCGAAGACCAGTCGGGCACGCCCGATGAGCGGGCGCAGCTCATGAAGGGGGACCTCGACAGGTTGTGGACCGGGGGGATGCGCG is a window of Saccharothrix espanaensis DSM 44229 DNA encoding:
- a CDS encoding DUF6338 family protein; the protein is MPSTVGGLIIFVTLLVPGFVFQRRWSRDRPVAEETALHEVLTILFAGLMLDVAALVVLGGAWWALPGRAIDPGRLILDPAVYVAAHPVRVAGWAVVLLVIATAGGGVAAARRVQAAVRRSTRRSASDEPYASAWWQLFEEHVSVPIHVGCFLTDGGYLGGRLHSYSRVGKESGDRELTLRDDITYRSSGDTSSAQLLRNVGAVSVSARNIQFLTVTYLASANSGDDVAAATSSRSVGVSTPTDPAEAGR
- a CDS encoding CHAT domain-containing protein, giving the protein MAAAAAVVADAKAGKSPEHLVRVLDDMAALVSEGYGQHTVALAAGVLADAALTVAEIHDDPAPLFAAADRLSDSPSLAHLLRARAHIVAGDISSAASEVEAGLSASDGARPGLLPHLYAMLGWTIAQRVPEQLDAAIAACRTVRDRGRADITPADLPLARLLVEKALNRTTPAGEAMSLLREALTLCGRPGTDNQAVAQEAKDALAVLTGRGDVDERLHAWRSAVRSTGNAPATTQMRLATAWVRWALGTNRIEPVAEAYHHLVSLIPVAVRVRYRTDAQARVLAAVREHTEEAGYWLARAHRYRDAVVALETGRAVALSALIERDDPVVAQALCEADRADLLDRYRDALAGVDACEHGHGDSHSAWALVMAVAREIADVIGADPVAPAVEYADIAGATDDGAVVYVAAADASGYALVVAGRQDPQCVWLPDLNRGVVEEWLEDQSGTPDERAQLMKGDLDRLWTGGMRDLLAYYARGPIVTLVPVGVMTSVPLHATPSRAGQFSALRYAPNARTLRWCEVRARAFAGHPARVLVADVPQAAGEEQPLGQAAAEAAAVEAVWSDQCTRLPSATWARFEPIAHAYDVWHIACHGHVEPRAVLNSALGFTDTWVTIRDLRDRFHSEPRRLAIVSACDMLNVGEDMPNESIGLPSALLQLGFAGVIAASWKVGDLASAYLMARFHHEWRSGGAHPAVALTVAQRWLQGATIEDLAAFAPSLPLPDARYGRPRPFAHPWHWAAFAYTGG